A segment of the Asinibacterium sp. OR53 genome:
CGTGCGTATGATGCCGATGATAGCATTGGAAGCGTAAAAGATAAGCAATATGAAACCAAAAGAAAATACGCCTACGTGTTTTTCCAGCAATCCATCCAGTATGTCTTTGATGAAACGATAAGTGGCAGAGTCTGGAGAAATGTCTTTGAATAATTTAAGTATTTCCATTTCAAAACTGGCCGAAGCGGGAAAATAAGGTAACAGTGCAAACAAAAACAGGAGGGCTGCCGGCATGGCCATGATAAAGTTGAATGAAATGGCGGCGGCTCTTTCGTTCAAGCCTACTTTATTGATCTGCCGGAAGAAAAAACGCACCACATCGTATAACGGAAGGCCCCGGAACCCGGGAATGACCATTACCTTGCTCTTGTTGATGAGCCAGGCAATGGGAGCAAGGTTAACAATGTGTCGTTCAATTTTTGTCAATGCTCAGGCGAGTTTTGTTTTTTGGCCATATAGGCATCCAATGCTTTCTGGTATTCTCTGGCGTACTGCATATGCTCTTCATACGTGCTGCTGAAATGATGATAACCGCTGAAATCACTTTTGGCAACAAAATAAAGATAATCTGTACGCGGTGCATTCAATACAATGTCGATGGTTTTAGGCGATGGGGTACAGATCGGACCGGGGGGCAATCCTTTCTTCCGGTACGTATTATAAGGAGATGGATTGCCCAGGTATTTTTCATAGATGCGGGTGAGTGTAAAATCCTTCATGGCATATTTGATCGTGGGGCATGCCTGCAAGGGCATATCTTTTCCCAGCCGGTTGATGTACACACCGGCGATCTTGGATTTGTCGGATTCAAAATTGGTTTCTTCTTCTACAATGGAAGCCAGGGTATATGCTTCTTCAGGGGTGAAAGAAAGTTGCCGGGCTTTTTGCATACGGTCATTGCGGCTCCAGAAAGCATTCCTGGTATCGGCAAGCTTGCGCAATATTTTATTGAAAGAAGTGTTCCAATAAAAAGAATACGTATCGGGCAATATAAGGGTAAATACGGTATTCGTATCTACTCCAAAAGGCTTGAGCGAGTCGTTCGACTGCAGAAAATTCATTACTGCAACAGAATCTGTATTGAAGTTTTTACCAACCAGGTGTGCCAGGTCTTCTTTCACCCTCAGTTTATTGATGACCAGTTTGATGGATGCCTGCCGGTTGTTTCTCAGCATGCGTGCGATGCTGAACAGGTTATCGCCCTTTTTTATTTCATATTTGCCGGGCTTCAGTTTATTCCATATACCCCATGTTGTTGCCAGCAATGAAAGAGTGCCCGGGTGCTTGACCAGGTGCTCCTGCTGCAGCGTTTGTATCACATCTTTTTGTGTATTCCTGCCTTCTTCCACTACCAGGTAGCGGCTCTTTTCTTCAAAGCCGGTGCCTGAAGTGAGGCTTTGCCAGGAAAAAATACCTGCTGTAACAATGAACAAAAGCAATAATATCAAAAGGATCTTTTTCATAACCATGCCCTCTTCCGGTGTTTAAATTAATTAAAAAACCCTGTCTGAATACACAGGCAGGGTCTGAAATATCTTTTAACGATTGTTTATTTTTTAGCAGAATCAGCAGGCTTCGCAGAAGCAGCATTAGCCGGAACAGTATTGGCCGGTGCTGCAGGAGCGCTGGTACTAGTATTCACTTTCTGAATGATGGAAGTATCAACACCACCTGATGTACCGCCTTTCAGGAAAAGGGTAGAAGAAAGCGCCAGCAGGGCAATGATGCCTGAAAAAATCCAGGTGCCTTTTTCTAATACGTCGGTCGTTTGCTTTACACCCATGAACTGGTTGCTGAACCCGCCAACAGTACCGGAAAGTCCACCCCCCTTGGGGTTCTGCACCAACACAATGAAACCAAGCACCACAGAAGCTATTACAATCAGAATCAAAAACAGAATGATCATTTTATATACCTTTTAATTGTTGTATCCTGGCCGCAAAATAAGCGGTTTTTTCAGGATTTAAGAAACTTAATTTAATATAGAGCTGGATGGCTTTGTCTGTTTGTCCCTGCTTTCCCAGCACTTCTGCCATACTTTCGGTAATCACTTCGCGCTGCTCGTTAGAGCTTTCGGCGCTTTGTATTACGTCTTTTTCCTGTTTAGACGATACGCCCAGGTCTATATTGGTATCGGCGGGCTTCATTTGCTTGAGCCAGTCGGTGAACTTGCGCATCTGGGAAACCAGCTTGTCCTGCGGAATCGCATCCAAATCGATTTTAATGCCTTGCGAAGCAAAGTAATCAGTGGTATACAATTTTTCCTGCTTTGCTTCTATATCGAGTTTGGCATCTGCTTCCAGCGGCTTTTTAAAACTCGCCAACTGATCAGATAACAGGGAAGATATCTTGGCGGTCACCGGCGCCACACTGGTTACCTGTTCGTCATGGGCATCTTTGTTCAACTGGAGCTGCAGCCAAAATGGATTGGTAAAGTATAAAGCTGTTTTAGTGCTTTGGGAAACGGCTTGGGGTTGTTGTGTGTTTTTTAATTTGGCAGCCAGCAGCAATTGCGCTGGTGCAAAATAAGGATGTGCAGCAACAAGCCCTTCCAGTTGCGCTACGCTTACTTCACTGAAGTTGGTTTTACCGGTCAGGTGCAATAAGGTCTTTTCCAGGGAAGCATTCATAGTACTAAAAATACAATTTGATTACCAGTTGGAGAAAATGCGGTTAAAAATATCATCGGTAATACTGCGAACGATCTCGTCCAGCAATCCGCTTTCGGCCTGCTGCAAAGTAAGGTTGGCCGAATAGTCGAAACTCCTGCTTACATCGAATTCTTCGGTTGTATTCTCCAGTGTCTTCCTCAATGTCATGTGAACAGTAACGGTCAACCGGTTGGTCGTAGGCTGTTGTGCGCTCACACCAACGGTCTGTGAGGGATCGTAATTGGTGATCTGTCCGTTCAGCACATAATGTGCATCGTCGCTGTTGGTGCGGGTGAGTTTGGTGCTTCCAACGATCTTTTGCTGCAGCTTATCGGTCAGTTTCTGGCTTACCTGCGGGTTTACATAACGCGCCTTGTTTTCAATGAAGCCGATCTTGATGGTTTTGACATTGGCCGGAATGGTAGCATCTTTAAAAGAATACACCCCGCATCCGCTCATCAAAAACAACAATAACAGGCAGACAACAATTCGACTTTTAATACTATTCATCAATGTCATATTCTTTCAGTTTCCGGTAAAGTGTTCTTTCGCTGATGCCCAGGTCGAGCGAGGCGTCCCTTCTCTTTCCCTTGTGTTTCTTCAGCGCTTTCACGATCAGTTCTTTTTCCTTGTCCATGATATTCAGCGATTCCTCTACTTCTTCGTGCTGATGAATACCCTCATCGTGCAGTAGTACGGGCTGTGATCCATGTGCTGATGGGTAGTAAGTTGTTGCAGCGGGACTGGCCGGCGAAGCAATTGAAGGAGAAGTGATGATGGATTGAGCCTCGCCATTGTTGTGGTATTCCTGAATAAGTGAATCCCGGGTGAAATTAGCAGCGGCGCCTGCCAGTGAAGGGTTCTGCAATATTTCAAGGAACATTTTCTTCAGCTCCGTTACATCTTTCTTCATGTCGAAAAATAGTTTGTACAGGATCTCTCTTTCATTGGCGAATTCACCGGTTGGTGCAGCATGTCCGGCCAACACCGGCATCCGGTTGAATTTGTCCTGGTTGGGCAGGAACCTGCTCAGTTCAACTGCCGTAATAACGGGTGATGAACTGAGTACAGATATCTGTTCCGCAATATTCTTCAATTCGCGCACATTGCCCTGCCAGGGGTGGTTAATTAACAGGTTTTTCGCATCGTCGTCGAGTTGTACAGGTGCGGTCTTGTATTTTTCTGAAAAGTCTACCACGAATTTTCTGAAGAGTAAAGGAATGTCTTCTTTCCTGTCGCGCAATGCAGGTACCCTGATGGGGACAGTGCTCAAACGATAATAGAGGTCTTCCCTGAATCTTCCTTTTTGTGTGAACTCCAATAATTCCCTGTTGGTAGCTGCAATAACGCGCACATCGGTTTTCTGTACTTTAGATGAACCCACACGAATGAATTCACCGGTTTCCAGTACGCGTAACAGCCTGGCCTGCGTGCCCAATGGCATTTCTCCAATCTCGTCCAGGAAAATGGTGCCTCCGTTAACGGTCTCAAAATATCCTTTCCGGCTGTCTACCGCTCCCGTGAAAGCGCCTTTCTCGTGACCAAACAATTCCGAGTCGATGGTGCCCTCGGGTATAGCACCACAGTTCACCGCTATGAACGGGTTGTGTTTGCGGGCAGATAATGCGTGTATGATCTGTGAAAATACTTCCTTACCTACGCCGCTTTCACCTACGATTAACACGGTGAGATCGGTAGCCGCTACCTGCGCCGCTGTATTCAGGGCGTAGTTGAGGGCTGGGGAGTTGCCGATAATACCGAATCTGTTTTTTATGCTTTGTAAATCCATAGTTTTTTAATTACCAACGATTTCTCCCACTAAGGTTGCCTTGGTACAATCCACCACTTTCACCATCACGTAATCAGCGGGTGTATAAGGATGGTTGCCTTTGGGGAACACGATCACTTTATTCTGACTATTCCGGCCATACCATTGTGCATCGCTTTTCTTGCTATTGCCTTCTATCAATACTTTAAACGTTTTGCCGAGGTCGAGCTGGTTGCTTTGGCGCGATAAATTTCCCTGGAGGTCTACGATTTCCTGTAACCTTCTTTTCTTCACTGCTTCGGGAATATCGTCTGTATAACGCCTGGCAGCCAATGTGCCGGGTCTCTCGCTGTAGAAGTACATATAGCTCATATCGAATCGGCCGTACTCCATAATGCTTAGGGTGTCCTGGTGATCTTCTTCCGTTTCGGTACAGAAACCGGCAATGATATCGGAACTGATACCACAATCGGGGATGATCTCGCGGATACGATCCACTTTGGCTTTATACCATTCGCGTGTATAAGTACGGTTCATCAACTGCAAGATCCTCGTGCTGCCGCTCTGTACGGGCAGATGGATATAATTGCAGATGTTCTCATATTTTGCAATGGTGTACAATACTTCGTCGGTAATATCTTTCGGATGTGAAGTGCTGAAACGTACACGCAGATCGGGACTGATCAGCGCCACTTTTTCAAGCAGCCTGGCAAATGTTATAGTCTCATCTTTTGCTTCATCGATCCAATAATAACTATCTACGTTCTGTCCGAGCAGCGTAATCTCTTTATAGCCTTTGTTGAACAGATCCTGCGACTCGGCCACGATAGAAACGGCATCGCGGCTGCGCTCCCTGCCACGTGTAAATGGTACTACACAGAAGCTGCACATATTATTACATCCCCGCATGATCGATACGAAAGCGTTGATGCCATTGCTGTCGATACGGATAGGGGAGATATCGGCATAAGTCTCTTCACGGCTCAGCAAAACATTCACTGCTTTCTGTCCGGTTTCTGCTTCGGAGATCAGCGAGGGGAGACTTCGATAAGCATCTGGACCTACTACCATGTCTACCAGTTTTTCTTCTTCCAGTAATTGAGATTTCAAACGCTCGGCCATACAACCCAGTACGCCAATGAGCATGCCCTTGCGTTTTCCCTTGAGTTTCCTGAATTCATGCAGGCGTTTGCGAACGGTTTGTTCCGCTTTTTCCCTGATAGAACAGGTATTCACCAGTATCAGGTCGGCCTCTTCTGCCAGCCGGGTTGCGCCGAATCCTTCCTGGTTCAATATGGAAGCTACCACTTCACTGTCGGCAAAATTCATGGCACATCCATAACTTTCTATATAGAAACGTTTCCGGTACTGATTGGGGTCGTTTTCAAAAGGCTTCAAGGCTTCACCCTGGCGACTTTCATCATGTTCTTTTCCTGCTATAGCCAGCATTTCCATGCGTTTGAAAATTTAGAGGGCAAAACTACGTAAAATTCCCTTGTTTATGCCAGTTTGTCAGCACCCGATTTGATGAATGGTGTCATTCCTTATTTTTACGCATAAATCAGCATTTACAATCGATGAATAAATGTATTCTATTGGCTATAATGGCCATTGGTATTCAATTTGGGCAGGCACAGGATGTATTGAACAAGATAAAGGCCGAGACCGCCAGGACGATCAAAAAAGAGACAGATACCACCAAATGGGACTGGAAAAGAGGTGGGTTGTTAAGTTTTAACATTTCTCAAGGATCATTGAGTAACTGGTCGGCTGGTGGCGACAATTTCTCTCTCGCGGCAAGTGGTTATTTCAACTATTTTTTCTATCATAAAAAGAGGCGCTATACCTGGGATAATAACCTGGATGTGAACATGGGCTACGTGCAGACCACCAGTCTGAGTGGCCGCAAGAACGACGACCGCATCGATTTCCTGAGTAAGTATGGTTATAAGATAGACAGCGTGGGAAAAGTATATGTGTCTACCTTGTTCAATTTCCGGTCACAGTTTTTCGACGGGTTCAGTTACAACAATAATGTACCAACGCTGTCGTCTTCTTTTTTGTCGCCGGCTTATATCATATTGTCGTTGGGTATGGATTATAAACCCAGTGATAAATTCTCGCTTTTCCTTTCTCCGCTTACATCGCGTATGACCATCATTGCACACGATTCGCTGGCCAGAAAAGGACTATATGGTGTACCGCCCGGATCGCATAGCATTAACCAGATCGGTGCATTTGCCACCATCAATTATATGACATCGATTGGTAAAAACGTGGGTTATAAAGGGAGGCTCGACCTGTTTTCGAACTATGCCGATCAGCCGCAGAATGTGGATTTTTTCATGACGAACATGTTTTCTTTCCGCATCAATAAAGCGTTCACCGCCACTTATAACTTAGACATGATCTACGACGATAATGTGCGGTTATTCGGAGCCAATAAAAATTCACCCGGGTTGCAGTTGAAAAGCCTGATCGGCATCGGCTTCCAGCATCCGCTGGCAGTGAGGAAAGCCGTTCGTCAACCCAAACTGTTGCCGCCGCCACCGCTTCCTCCGATTATACCGGTGATCGACAGTGTGCAGCAGGTAGTGAAAAGGGCGGTCAGGCTATCACCTTCAAAAGGTGCTTGATCTTATTGGCCTGGTAAGCCAGGTCCTGGTAGTCTTTACTGATGATGGTTACATGTCCCATTTTGCGACCGGGTTTGGTTTCTGTTTTACCATAGAGATGAACAAACACATTGTCGGTCTTCAATACATCTTCGAGGTTTTCATATTTGGCTTCCCCGGTATAACCTTCAGCGCCCAGCAGGTTCACGATGGCTGAAGGCAGAATGGGATCGGTATTGCCCAGCGGGTAATTGAGTATGATTCGCCACAACATATCGTATTGGCTGCTGTAATTGGCTTCGATGGTATGATGGCCGCTGTTGTGGACACGGGGCGCCGTTTCATTCACGAGCACTTCCTGGTTTTTATCAACGAACAATTCAACGGCAAACAATCCGGGACTGTTCAGGTGTTTTACTACTTTCAGTGCAATGGCTTCTGCTTTCCACAATACCTGTTCGGGAAGAATAGCCGGACTCAGCTGGTAATCCAGCAGGTTCAGCACGGGGTCGAATATCATTTCAGCAGGAGGGTAGAGGGTTGCTTCGCCCTGGTTACTCATGGCTACGATCACAGCGATTTCTTTGTGAATGGGAACCATTTTTTCCAACACAGCGGGTACATCGAAGCCCAGGTCAATGTCTTTGTGCTCTTTCAGTACTTGCACTCCTTTGCCGTCATAGCCACCTTCTCCGGTTTTGTGAACAGCCGGCAGGAAAGAAAGATGTTCCTGCAATTCGTTCCTGGCTTCTGTGATAATGAATTCTGAAGTAGGTATATCGTGCTGGCGGTA
Coding sequences within it:
- a CDS encoding LptE family protein; protein product: MNSIKSRIVVCLLLLFLMSGCGVYSFKDATIPANVKTIKIGFIENKARYVNPQVSQKLTDKLQQKIVGSTKLTRTNSDDAHYVLNGQITNYDPSQTVGVSAQQPTTNRLTVTVHMTLRKTLENTTEEFDVSRSFDYSANLTLQQAESGLLDEIVRSITDDIFNRIFSNW
- a CDS encoding sigma-54-dependent Fis family transcriptional regulator, translating into MDLQSIKNRFGIIGNSPALNYALNTAAQVAATDLTVLIVGESGVGKEVFSQIIHALSARKHNPFIAVNCGAIPEGTIDSELFGHEKGAFTGAVDSRKGYFETVNGGTIFLDEIGEMPLGTQARLLRVLETGEFIRVGSSKVQKTDVRVIAATNRELLEFTQKGRFREDLYYRLSTVPIRVPALRDRKEDIPLLFRKFVVDFSEKYKTAPVQLDDDAKNLLINHPWQGNVRELKNIAEQISVLSSSPVITAVELSRFLPNQDKFNRMPVLAGHAAPTGEFANEREILYKLFFDMKKDVTELKKMFLEILQNPSLAGAAANFTRDSLIQEYHNNGEAQSIITSPSIASPASPAATTYYPSAHGSQPVLLHDEGIHQHEEVEESLNIMDKEKELIVKALKKHKGKRRDASLDLGISERTLYRKLKEYDIDE
- a CDS encoding 5-(carboxyamino)imidazole ribonucleotide synthase, with protein sequence MKVGILGGGQLGRMLLQASANYVVETSVLDKESDCPAAHLCHHFVQGDITDFDTVYRFGKGLDAITIEIESVNVEALEKLEAEGVHVYPRPSAIRTIKNKITQKAFYRQHDIPTSEFIITEARNELQEHLSFLPAVHKTGEGGYDGKGVQVLKEHKDIDLGFDVPAVLEKMVPIHKEIAVIVAMSNQGEATLYPPAEMIFDPVLNLLDYQLSPAILPEQVLWKAEAIALKVVKHLNSPGLFAVELFVDKNQEVLVNETAPRVHNSGHHTIEANYSSQYDMLWRIILNYPLGNTDPILPSAIVNLLGAEGYTGEAKYENLEDVLKTDNVFVHLYGKTETKPGRKMGHVTIISKDYQDLAYQANKIKHLLKVIA
- a CDS encoding DUF3078 domain-containing protein, whose protein sequence is MNKCILLAIMAIGIQFGQAQDVLNKIKAETARTIKKETDTTKWDWKRGGLLSFNISQGSLSNWSAGGDNFSLAASGYFNYFFYHKKRRYTWDNNLDVNMGYVQTTSLSGRKNDDRIDFLSKYGYKIDSVGKVYVSTLFNFRSQFFDGFSYNNNVPTLSSSFLSPAYIILSLGMDYKPSDKFSLFLSPLTSRMTIIAHDSLARKGLYGVPPGSHSINQIGAFATINYMTSIGKNVGYKGRLDLFSNYADQPQNVDFFMTNMFSFRINKAFTATYNLDMIYDDNVRLFGANKNSPGLQLKSLIGIGFQHPLAVRKAVRQPKLLPPPPLPPIIPVIDSVQQVVKRAVRLSPSKGA
- the miaB gene encoding tRNA (N6-isopentenyl adenosine(37)-C2)-methylthiotransferase MiaB: MLAIAGKEHDESRQGEALKPFENDPNQYRKRFYIESYGCAMNFADSEVVASILNQEGFGATRLAEEADLILVNTCSIREKAEQTVRKRLHEFRKLKGKRKGMLIGVLGCMAERLKSQLLEEEKLVDMVVGPDAYRSLPSLISEAETGQKAVNVLLSREETYADISPIRIDSNGINAFVSIMRGCNNMCSFCVVPFTRGRERSRDAVSIVAESQDLFNKGYKEITLLGQNVDSYYWIDEAKDETITFARLLEKVALISPDLRVRFSTSHPKDITDEVLYTIAKYENICNYIHLPVQSGSTRILQLMNRTYTREWYKAKVDRIREIIPDCGISSDIIAGFCTETEEDHQDTLSIMEYGRFDMSYMYFYSERPGTLAARRYTDDIPEAVKKRRLQEIVDLQGNLSRQSNQLDLGKTFKVLIEGNSKKSDAQWYGRNSQNKVIVFPKGNHPYTPADYVMVKVVDCTKATLVGEIVGN
- the mltG gene encoding endolytic transglycosylase MltG; the protein is MKKILLILLLLFIVTAGIFSWQSLTSGTGFEEKSRYLVVEEGRNTQKDVIQTLQQEHLVKHPGTLSLLATTWGIWNKLKPGKYEIKKGDNLFSIARMLRNNRQASIKLVINKLRVKEDLAHLVGKNFNTDSVAVMNFLQSNDSLKPFGVDTNTVFTLILPDTYSFYWNTSFNKILRKLADTRNAFWSRNDRMQKARQLSFTPEEAYTLASIVEEETNFESDKSKIAGVYINRLGKDMPLQACPTIKYAMKDFTLTRIYEKYLGNPSPYNTYRKKGLPPGPICTPSPKTIDIVLNAPRTDYLYFVAKSDFSGYHHFSSTYEEHMQYAREYQKALDAYMAKKQNSPEH
- the secG gene encoding preprotein translocase subunit SecG, which encodes MIILFLILIVIASVVLGFIVLVQNPKGGGLSGTVGGFSNQFMGVKQTTDVLEKGTWIFSGIIALLALSSTLFLKGGTSGGVDTSIIQKVNTSTSAPAAPANTVPANAASAKPADSAKK